From Brassica oleracea var. oleracea cultivar TO1000 chromosome C3, BOL, whole genome shotgun sequence, a single genomic window includes:
- the LOC106330649 gene encoding uncharacterized protein LOC106330649: MEVMRDFTTISGLHINATKSTIFAAGPDLETLLAEATSLAISGCTLRICYLGMPLTTKSLTSIDYEQLIDKVRRKTITWSNRSLSFVGRLQLINSVVIRSPNQTHKAKVSWADLCYPNAEGGLSVRRLRDSSKGSSFWDVRDTQKGSWMWRKLLKLRDISYDFLRFEVQDGKSTFFWFYNWLDKGRLIDVTCAAGTTYIGLPRRATVSDAVKQNK; encoded by the exons ATGGAGGTAATGAGGGATTTCACGACAATATCGGGCCTGCATATTAATGCAACTAAATCTACTATCTTCGCAGCAGGACCAGACTTGGAAACCCTTCTAGCAGAAGCTACGTCTCTGGCAATCAGTGGTTGCACGCTCCGAATTTGTTACTTGGGTATGCCGCTGACAACTAAGTCCCTCACATCGATTGATTATGAACAGTTAATTGACAAGGTGCGCCGTAAAACGATAACTTGGTCCAACAGAAGCTTATCGTTTGTCGGCCGTCTTCAGCTTATCAATTCTGTGGTTATAA GATCTCCCAACCAAACGCATAAGGCTAAGGTAAGCTGGGCAGATCTCTGTTACCCTAACGCTGAGGGAGGTTTGAGTGTAAGAAGACTGAGGGATTCATCTAAG GGTAGCTCCTTCTGGGATGTGAGAGACACACAGAAAGGATCTTGGATGTGGAGGAAACTCCTCAAACTTCGAGATATTTCCTATGATTTTCTCAGGTTCGAGGTCCAGGATGGGAAATCAACCTTCTTCTGGTTTTATAATTGGCTGGATAAGGGGCGTTTGATCGATGTCACATGTGCAGCTGGTACTACCTACATTGGGTTGCCTCGACGTGCCACTGTTAGTGATGCGGTTAAACAGAACAAATAG
- the LOC106334034 gene encoding uncharacterized protein LOC106334034: MKVYQNPIKGFYQTADQFWDHVEEAFKNGKPKASSERSKKSLQCRFQTIERATKKLHACIKQCENKHSNGVSNVNICNQAKEMLMEDPKYKSGWKFDHVWNIIKTSEKFEHGVTYSRKLSDSCGFESTYSDSENPTTNSEIQASPSVSSFSFNLGDKDDLIGGSLSQQPIGGSLSQQPIGVKKSSLKRRSDDRTSAIIKILKEGNRQLLEHLKKTSAHIQHCMEIQSKNFALKKFKEENIFLLQDLNSIQDANIRAYVQSEQKRILRKRVDQKEPSASTSIEQ; encoded by the exons ATGAAAGTTTATCAAAATCCGATCAAAGGTTTTTATCAAACAGCCGATCAGTTTTGGGATCATGTGGAAGAAGCTTTCAAGAATGGGAAACCCAAAGCTTCGAGTGAACGTTCAAAAAAATCTCTCCAATGTCGATTTCAAACAATCGAGAGAGCAACAAAGAAACTACATGCATGCATCAAACAATGCGAAAACAAACATTCAAATGGTGTTTCAAATGTTAATATT TGCAATCAAGCTAAAGAAATGTTAATGGAAGATCCAAAATACAAATCTGGTTGGAAATTTGATCATGTGTGGAACATTATTAAGACTTCTGAAAAGTTTGAACATGGTGTTACTTATTCTAGAAAGCTATCAGATTCTTGCGGTTTCGAGTCTACATATTCAGATTCAGAAAATCCAACAACAAATTCTGAGATACAAGCATCTCCAAGTGTATCGTCATTTTCATTTAACTTAGGTGACAAAGATGATCTTATTGGTGGATCCTTATCTCAACAACCAATTGGTGGATCCTTATCTCAACAACCTATTGGAGTAAAAAAATCTTCACTGAAAAGAAGAAGCGATGATCGAACATCGGCTATAATCAAGATTTTAAAAGAAGGAAACAGACAACTTCTTGAACATTTAAAGAAGACAAGTGCACACATACAACATTGCATGGAGATTCAAAGTAAGAATTTTGCATTAAAAAAATTCAAGGAAGAAAATATTTTTTTACTTCAAGACTTGAATTCCATACAAGATGCAAATATCCGTGCTTACGTTCAAAGTGAACAAAAAAGAATATTAAGAAAAAGGGTTGATCAAAAAGAACCTTCTGCATCCACTTCTATAGAACAATAA